Genomic segment of Cyanobacterium sp. T60_A2020_053:
CCAACAAATCCCTTCTGTGGCAAAGAAAATGGTAATTTATAATCAATTAACAAATTTGCTAGAGTCTTTTATTGATGAGGATTTTCCCTTAACCCAAATAAGCCACCGTCACCCCAGCGCCCCCCTCCTCTTTCGGTGCGAGCTCGTATTTACTAACTTGCGGATGAGATTGTAAGAAATCATGAACCCCAGAACGCAAAGCGCCCGTCCCCTTTCCATGTACAATCCAAAGCAGACCAAAATCAGTAGCACTAGAAATAGCTTTTTCCAAAGTAGGTAAAGCAAGATGCACCTGTTGCCCACGAATATCCACGGTATTACGACTGGTGCGCACCTTTGCTACCGATTGCGGTTTCTTCTCCTGATAAAGATTCTTTTTCGGTTTTACTTCCGCTTTTTCTTCCTTCTCAAAACGCTTACCGTCTAAAGATTCCACATCAGTAAAAGGAATCACCATTTTCATAATACCAAAGCGCGCGGTTAACTGTTCAGCGCCCTCCGCCACAGCCAAAACCTCAGCAGTTTGCCCAATACTGAGAATGCGCACCCTTTCCCCTACCTTTGGCTTATAAACCCGTTTAGCCTTTTTGACGGGAGTTAAAAAACGCTCCTCAATTTTGAGGATATTTTCCCGTGCTTCGTGCGCTTGTTGGGCAGAAGGATTACCCTTTTTCTGTAACTCCTTAACTACCTGTGCAATTTGACTCTTAGCATCCAAAAGCAACTTTTGCACCGCTTGTTCTTGTTGTGATTTTAAATCCCTTTCTCTCTCTTGTAAAGAAGTAGCCTTTGCCTCCACTTCCTGATAAAAACGCTCAGTTTTCTTCAATAAATCCTCCGCCTGTTGATGTTTTTCTTCCTGCGCCCTCCGTTGGTTTTCCAACTCGCTGATTAATTGATTCACGTCTTGGGAATAACCGCCCACTAACTCTTGAGATTCCTCAATAATGGCAGACAATAAGCCCAACCTTTGCGCAATAATCAAAGCATTAGAGCGTCCGGGGATGCCCCATAATAAACGATAGGTAGGCTGTAAACTCACGTCATCAAATTCCACCGAAGCATTTTCAAAGCGCCCGTCATTGTATTTGAGACTTTTTAACTCCCCATAGTGGGTAGTGGCAATAGTCAAGAGATTATGATCCGCTAAATACTTTAGAATGGCAATGGCAAGGGCGCTACCCTCACTAGGATCAGTACCAGCGCCCACTTCGTCCAATAACACTAAAGATGATGCCCTTTCTGTGTCTAATTCATCGAGAATGCGGATAATTCGGCGAATATGACCCGAAAAAGTCGATAAACTCTGTTCTAAGGACTGCTCATCCCCAATATCGGCTAAAACCTTGTCAAACCAAGCAATTTCTACAGGTTCTTTGGCAGGGATAAATAAACCCACTTTTGCCATTAACGCCACAATGCCGAGGGTTTTTAACGTGACTGTTTTTCCCCCCGTATTCGGTCCAGTTATGGCCACTACCCTAGTTTCAGGCTTAACTAAGACATCGATAGGAATTACTTGCCCTCCCTGTTCATTTTTTTCCTGCCATACTAAAAGAGGATGTTTTAACCGTCTCAGAGTGATGCTTTCTCGCTCAAAGTCCACAAAATTAGGTGCATTTCCTT
This window contains:
- a CDS encoding endonuclease MutS2 produces the protein MIEQETFRLLEWQRLCQHLSTFAATKLGVIASQNLGIPNRMEETLILLQQTKEVYRIESGYNPNWTFSGIHDISAPLERAKLGGLLNGEELLNLATTMAGMRKLRRVIDDLEDSPALSTLVENIRTFPELEQEIHYCIDDRGEITERASPDLAQIRQKVKGLRQNIQQTLQNMIQRHGNALQEPVIQQRGERFVLPLKADHSGQISGIVHDTSSTGSTLYIEPKSIIDLGNRLQTSKGQEKREEEKILRALTEKVALVWEELEQLLAMATALDLATAKARYSLWLEGNAPNFVDFERESITLRRLKHPLLVWQEKNEQGGQVIPIDVLVKPETRVVAITGPNTGGKTVTLKTLGIVALMAKVGLFIPAKEPVEIAWFDKVLADIGDEQSLEQSLSTFSGHIRRIIRILDELDTERASSLVLLDEVGAGTDPSEGSALAIAILKYLADHNLLTIATTHYGELKSLKYNDGRFENASVEFDDVSLQPTYRLLWGIPGRSNALIIAQRLGLLSAIIEESQELVGGYSQDVNQLISELENQRRAQEEKHQQAEDLLKKTERFYQEVEAKATSLQERERDLKSQQEQAVQKLLLDAKSQIAQVVKELQKKGNPSAQQAHEARENILKIEERFLTPVKKAKRVYKPKVGERVRILSIGQTAEVLAVAEGAEQLTARFGIMKMVIPFTDVESLDGKRFEKEEKAEVKPKKNLYQEKKPQSVAKVRTSRNTVDIRGQQVHLALPTLEKAISSATDFGLLWIVHGKGTGALRSGVHDFLQSHPQVSKYELAPKEEGGAGVTVAYLG